The Toxoplasma gondii ME49 chromosome XII, whole genome shotgun sequence genome includes a region encoding these proteins:
- a CDS encoding hypothetical protein (encoded by transcript TGME49_246763), with amino-acid sequence MPRQERRKSQKSCSTCRRRINTMRGSLSHTRPARSVWEIAFLDTEEEIEEKEGHLALRCPRRNGVSVSSSSSPDDDDNVDEIYVLRSGEKFVFLPPQTTSLISAEDEKDDSIELVPRVAHPRFSFLPFASAGA; translated from the exons atgccgagacaagaaaggaggaagtCACAGAAAAGCTGTTCTACGTGCCGGAGGAGGATCAACACCATGCGAGGCAGCCTTTCCCATACAAGACCAGCACGAAGCGTCTGGGAAATCGCGTTCCTAGATACGGAGG AGGAaatcgaggaaaaagagggacATCTGGCTCTCCGTTGCCCGCGACGGAACGGcgtctcggtttcctcttcgtcttcaccaGATGATGACGATAACGTGGACGAAATATATGTCCTTCGCTCGGGAGAAAAGTTCGTTTTCCTGCCCCCCCAGACTACCTCTCTGATATCAGCAGAAGATGAAAAGGACGACAGCATCGAGTTGGTTCCACGAGTAGCCcatccgcgtttctctttcctccccttTGCCTCTGCTGGAGCTTGA